In Acidobacteriota bacterium, the following are encoded in one genomic region:
- a CDS encoding SDR family NAD(P)-dependent oxidoreductase, with the protein MSELTDRLRRLTAEQRARLQSKVESRLDRDAIAVVSVACRFPGGASDPEAYWRLLVDEVDAIGEVPAERWDTAALFDPTPGTPGKTSTRWGGFLPGIDGFDAGFFGISPREAVSLDPQQRLFLEVAWEALENAGYDAARLAGSETGVFAGVASQDYAQRLDVGRDLSRIDPYFGTGTAASFVAGRLSHFLGLEGPSLVVDTACSSSLVAVHLACQSLRTGESDIALTGGVNVLLDAAGSVYVSQVRAVAADGRCKAFDASADGYVRAEGCGVVVLKRLADARRDDDPVLAVIRASGVNQDGHSNGLTAPSGRAQEALLRKVVARAGLTPGKIDYVEAHGTGTALGDPIEVEALGRVLGAGRPADRPLKIGSVKSNLGHLEAAAGIAGLIKVVLALRRRRLPRSLHFENPNPHIRWRDLAVEVVAEGGLWESPDGRPRRAGVSSFGFSGTNAHVVLEEAVPQIRVTPDDGVAEGAAMVAAEGPHLLTLSGRSAAAREAQVEQVGRWLREGEADWQDVAYSTALRRSHHDHRLALVAADGAEAVRLLATGDDRWVHRGRMPRDGARRLVFVYSGQGAQWWAMGRELFESSPVFRQELEEVDAEVRQLRGWSPLEELTASQGDSRLDGDSIELTQVCLFALQLALTALWRAWGVEPAAVLGHSMGEVAAAWACGALDRRQAVRLIVTRSELLEAATGRGAMAAVDLDLEVAEAVVAGDPRLAVAAANGPSMTVLSGAREALEPVLAELGSQDVFVRPLRTTGVAGHSPQVDSARQRLEAGLADLHPAAGHLAMISTVTGERVAGEHLDARYWGRNLRQTVRFADAVEASRGDVFVEIGPHPVLAGAVATIIAAAGGEATVLPSLRREEPERREMLATLAGLYAHGVEVDLSALHPAGGELVSLPNYPWQRRRFWVEEPRQARPEPTLIAETELERRPDLRRVVDGLLDHWAVEGARAINRRQLAPSLFLASDQRSLFYVSEAAASSADGPRALTALLFVGPDECFDGLARELLAYAKEAQREAFFFATEEHAFRLRRLGFTTTPCGALQTLADLRSFTLTGNRMRRLRYLVQKFERGGDCRCREHQPGSDPAIDREVVALIDSWLELKGIRASFVHQLKGQILAGAVDPRSRLFLTRRDGFLEGAVLLSPAEVNAGYLMDLEFYGAESPLGCLEFTVVQIIARLLDDGYSYLSLGGTYGTMLDPHPNADPEVEELFATLHDEGILNGDSNFQFKNKFRPLVSSLFLCRLPGGDAGNLSAVLAMLADRPAFEGAVEVVRPDGSLDFSLERWPWLKDHTVAGRVLAPGAALLEVLTRAGRDDGRAPQALAAFAVERPLALPMPDLTVARESDGDWTVRAGDEVIARGQPVEPRPLPAERRDLAALTASAAERLEGAAIYRHLAARGLRFGPAFQSLRELWLSPRRAVARVALEASADGEWSLHPVLLDGALQSLAALLPADDGLYLMAAIDRWTVTPGRLRRELVAEGTLRPGAGEAGVWVGDVILRDDQGQPRGRLEGVVARRLEAEVLDSLPRPDWSSAFLTQTWVERALEAPRHDQPPPRYLVLGEANGAAGAAAAELRRRGAACLEVADLAPDELTGVLDAWRREEPAIPARLVDLRCLDVDTGDDLAATLQAVTDRYLAVLRWLVAAEVEDLRLWWITGRAWRGEPAAASLWGLGRVCANEHPELWGGLVDLEPEALDGSRDGISRLVDELLAESGEEVRLGATGRRVCRLRRGAGTSRGKGPELRSAATYLITGGLGGMGLTVARWMIDGGARRLVLVGRRDAAAAGAEEEVQALRAAGAEVSVRTLDVADGDAVGELVAELAAGEAPLRGVIHAAGVVDDRILARQDWHHLARVFRPKVLGAWNLHRASAELELDFFVLFSSAAAVLGPPGQGSHAAANAALDALARLRRQAGLPALTLGWGAWSEVGGAAGGDLETRLAARGMATLSPRQGLEVLAQSLTLDAAELVILPVLWRRWRETSSPPLPPRFDALGQTPRVPSTGREGPAAVAAVGSGADESALSQRQRLLALPAAQRRQRLITYLRGQAAGLLGLDEDELAADDPLPRLGFDSLMSMELRKRLEGDFEIKLPIVHFFREPTAAGLAESALERLPEVPEGADAAALLERLDELSDDEVDGLLGNFSPEASSH; encoded by the coding sequence ATGAGCGAGCTCACCGATCGGCTGCGTCGACTGACCGCGGAGCAGCGCGCCAGGCTACAGAGCAAGGTCGAGTCGCGGCTCGATCGAGACGCCATCGCGGTGGTCTCGGTGGCCTGCCGTTTCCCGGGAGGCGCCAGCGATCCCGAGGCCTATTGGCGTCTGCTCGTCGACGAGGTCGATGCCATTGGCGAAGTGCCCGCGGAGCGCTGGGACACGGCCGCCCTGTTCGACCCGACGCCCGGAACGCCGGGCAAGACCAGCACTCGCTGGGGCGGATTCCTGCCGGGGATCGATGGCTTCGACGCCGGTTTCTTCGGCATCTCGCCGCGCGAAGCGGTGAGCCTCGACCCGCAGCAGCGGCTGTTTCTCGAGGTCGCCTGGGAAGCCCTCGAAAACGCCGGCTACGACGCCGCCCGGTTGGCCGGCAGCGAGACCGGGGTCTTCGCCGGGGTGGCCTCCCAGGACTATGCCCAGCGCCTCGACGTCGGTCGCGACCTGAGCCGCATCGATCCCTACTTCGGCACCGGTACGGCGGCCAGCTTCGTGGCCGGTCGTCTGTCCCATTTCCTCGGCCTCGAAGGCCCCAGCCTGGTGGTCGACACGGCCTGCTCGTCGTCGCTGGTGGCGGTCCATCTGGCCTGCCAGAGCCTGCGCACGGGGGAGAGCGACATCGCCCTGACGGGGGGCGTCAACGTGCTCCTCGACGCCGCTGGCAGCGTCTATGTCTCGCAGGTCCGGGCGGTGGCCGCGGACGGTCGGTGCAAGGCCTTCGACGCCTCCGCCGACGGCTATGTGCGGGCCGAGGGCTGTGGCGTGGTGGTGCTCAAGCGCCTCGCCGATGCGCGGCGCGATGACGACCCCGTCCTCGCCGTCATCCGGGCCTCGGGGGTGAATCAGGACGGTCACTCGAACGGCCTGACGGCGCCGAGCGGACGAGCCCAGGAGGCGCTGTTGCGCAAGGTCGTGGCTCGCGCCGGCTTGACGCCCGGGAAAATCGACTACGTCGAGGCCCACGGTACCGGAACCGCCCTCGGCGACCCCATCGAGGTGGAGGCTCTGGGACGGGTTCTGGGGGCCGGCCGGCCGGCTGATCGGCCCCTCAAGATCGGCTCCGTCAAAAGCAACCTCGGTCATCTCGAGGCGGCTGCCGGGATCGCCGGCCTGATCAAGGTGGTGCTGGCCCTCAGGCGCCGGCGCCTGCCCCGCAGCCTGCACTTCGAGAACCCCAATCCGCATATCCGCTGGCGCGATCTGGCGGTCGAGGTGGTCGCCGAAGGAGGCCTTTGGGAGAGCCCGGATGGGCGGCCGAGGCGCGCCGGCGTCAGCTCCTTCGGCTTCAGCGGTACCAATGCCCACGTGGTGCTCGAAGAGGCGGTGCCGCAGATTCGCGTGACGCCCGACGACGGCGTGGCGGAAGGGGCGGCGATGGTCGCCGCCGAGGGACCGCACCTGCTGACCCTGTCGGGACGCTCCGCCGCCGCCCGCGAAGCCCAGGTGGAGCAGGTCGGTCGCTGGCTGAGGGAAGGCGAGGCGGATTGGCAGGACGTCGCCTACAGCACCGCCCTGCGGCGCTCCCACCACGACCACCGGCTGGCTCTGGTGGCGGCCGATGGCGCCGAGGCCGTGCGCCTGCTGGCGACCGGTGACGATCGTTGGGTTCACCGTGGCCGAATGCCGCGGGACGGGGCCCGGCGGCTGGTGTTCGTCTACTCGGGCCAGGGGGCGCAGTGGTGGGCGATGGGGCGGGAGCTGTTCGAGAGCTCGCCGGTGTTTCGCCAGGAGCTCGAAGAGGTCGATGCCGAGGTGCGACAGCTGCGCGGCTGGTCGCCCCTTGAGGAGCTCACCGCCTCGCAAGGGGACTCTCGTCTCGACGGCGATTCGATCGAGCTCACCCAGGTTTGCCTGTTCGCCCTGCAGCTTGCCCTTACCGCTTTGTGGCGCGCTTGGGGCGTCGAGCCGGCGGCGGTCCTCGGCCACAGCATGGGCGAGGTGGCGGCGGCCTGGGCCTGTGGCGCTCTCGATCGCCGTCAGGCGGTGCGACTCATCGTCACCCGTTCGGAGCTGCTCGAGGCCGCCACCGGCCGCGGCGCCATGGCCGCCGTCGATCTCGACCTGGAAGTTGCCGAGGCGGTGGTGGCGGGTGATCCGCGGCTCGCCGTCGCGGCTGCCAACGGTCCCTCGATGACGGTGCTCTCGGGGGCCCGCGAAGCCCTCGAGCCGGTGCTCGCCGAGCTCGGATCGCAGGACGTCTTCGTGCGTCCCCTGCGCACCACCGGAGTGGCCGGCCATAGCCCCCAGGTGGACTCGGCCCGACAACGTCTCGAGGCCGGTCTCGCCGATCTGCATCCGGCGGCCGGGCACCTGGCGATGATCTCGACGGTGACCGGCGAACGGGTGGCGGGGGAGCACCTCGACGCGCGCTACTGGGGGCGCAATCTGCGCCAGACGGTGCGTTTCGCCGACGCCGTCGAGGCCAGTCGCGGTGACGTCTTCGTGGAGATCGGTCCCCACCCGGTACTCGCCGGGGCGGTGGCGACGATCATCGCCGCCGCCGGTGGGGAGGCCACGGTCCTGCCGTCGCTGCGCCGCGAGGAGCCGGAGCGCCGGGAGATGTTGGCGACCCTGGCGGGGCTCTACGCCCACGGTGTCGAGGTCGATCTTTCCGCCCTGCATCCCGCCGGCGGTGAGCTGGTGTCCCTGCCCAACTATCCCTGGCAGCGCCGCCGCTTCTGGGTCGAAGAGCCGCGCCAGGCGCGACCCGAGCCCACGCTGATCGCCGAGACGGAGCTCGAGAGGCGGCCCGATCTGCGCCGGGTCGTCGATGGCTTGCTCGACCACTGGGCAGTGGAGGGAGCGCGTGCCATCAACCGGCGCCAGCTCGCTCCCAGCCTGTTCCTGGCCAGTGATCAGCGCTCGCTGTTCTACGTCTCCGAGGCAGCCGCCAGCTCGGCGGACGGCCCTCGGGCGTTGACGGCGTTGCTCTTCGTCGGCCCGGACGAGTGCTTCGACGGCCTAGCCCGCGAGCTGCTCGCCTATGCCAAGGAAGCGCAGCGCGAGGCCTTCTTTTTCGCCACCGAGGAGCACGCCTTCAGGCTGCGCCGCTTGGGCTTCACCACCACGCCGTGCGGTGCGTTGCAGACCCTGGCGGACTTGCGTTCTTTCACCCTGACCGGCAATCGCATGCGGCGCCTTCGCTACCTGGTGCAGAAGTTCGAGCGCGGTGGGGATTGCCGCTGCCGGGAGCATCAGCCCGGCAGCGATCCGGCCATCGACCGCGAGGTGGTGGCGCTGATCGACTCCTGGCTCGAGCTCAAGGGAATTCGCGCCAGCTTCGTGCATCAGCTCAAGGGCCAGATTCTCGCCGGTGCCGTCGATCCGCGCAGCCGGCTCTTCCTGACCCGGCGCGATGGCTTTTTGGAAGGGGCGGTGCTGCTGTCGCCGGCGGAGGTCAATGCCGGCTACCTGATGGATCTCGAGTTCTACGGTGCCGAATCGCCCCTCGGATGTCTCGAGTTCACGGTGGTGCAGATCATCGCTCGCTTGCTCGACGACGGCTACAGCTACCTGAGCCTCGGTGGCACCTACGGCACCATGCTCGACCCCCACCCCAACGCCGATCCGGAAGTCGAGGAGCTGTTCGCCACCCTTCACGACGAGGGCATTCTCAACGGCGACTCCAACTTCCAGTTCAAGAACAAGTTCCGGCCGCTGGTCTCGAGCCTGTTCCTCTGTCGCTTGCCGGGCGGCGATGCCGGCAACCTGTCGGCGGTGCTCGCCATGCTCGCCGATCGGCCGGCCTTCGAAGGGGCCGTCGAGGTGGTGCGACCGGACGGCTCTCTGGACTTCTCCCTGGAGCGCTGGCCGTGGCTCAAGGACCACACCGTGGCGGGGCGGGTGCTGGCTCCGGGCGCGGCCCTGCTGGAGGTGCTGACCCGGGCCGGTCGCGACGACGGCCGGGCGCCGCAAGCGCTCGCCGCCTTCGCCGTCGAACGCCCGTTGGCTCTGCCGATGCCGGATTTGACGGTGGCTCGGGAGTCGGATGGCGATTGGACGGTGCGCGCCGGGGACGAGGTGATCGCCCGGGGACAGCCGGTGGAGCCGCGTCCGTTGCCCGCCGAGCGCCGCGATCTCGCCGCCCTGACGGCGTCCGCCGCCGAGCGCCTCGAAGGGGCGGCGATCTACCGACATCTGGCCGCCCGGGGCTTGCGTTTCGGCCCGGCTTTCCAGAGCCTGCGGGAGCTTTGGCTGAGCCCCCGGCGAGCGGTGGCCCGAGTCGCTCTGGAGGCGTCGGCGGACGGCGAATGGTCTCTGCATCCGGTCCTTCTCGACGGCGCCCTGCAGTCTTTGGCGGCGCTGTTGCCGGCCGACGACGGCCTCTACCTGATGGCCGCCATCGACCGCTGGACGGTGACCCCGGGGCGACTGCGCCGAGAGCTGGTGGCGGAAGGCACCCTGCGGCCCGGCGCCGGCGAGGCGGGTGTCTGGGTCGGCGACGTGATCTTGCGCGACGATCAGGGGCAGCCGCGAGGTCGACTCGAAGGGGTGGTCGCCCGGCGCCTCGAGGCGGAGGTCCTGGATTCCCTGCCACGACCGGACTGGAGCTCGGCTTTCCTGACCCAGACCTGGGTGGAAAGGGCGCTCGAGGCGCCTCGCCATGACCAGCCGCCACCACGCTATCTGGTGCTGGGGGAAGCCAACGGCGCCGCCGGTGCGGCGGCGGCCGAGTTGCGTCGGCGCGGTGCTGCTTGCCTCGAGGTCGCCGATCTGGCGCCCGATGAGCTCACCGGGGTGCTCGATGCTTGGCGGCGCGAAGAGCCGGCGATTCCGGCACGGCTGGTGGATCTGCGCTGCCTCGACGTGGATACCGGGGACGATCTCGCGGCGACCCTGCAAGCGGTGACCGACCGCTACCTGGCGGTCCTGCGCTGGCTGGTGGCTGCCGAGGTCGAGGATCTCCGCCTGTGGTGGATCACTGGCCGAGCCTGGCGCGGTGAGCCGGCGGCAGCCAGTCTCTGGGGCCTGGGACGGGTCTGTGCCAACGAGCACCCAGAGCTGTGGGGGGGCCTTGTCGATCTCGAGCCGGAGGCCCTCGATGGCAGCCGCGACGGGATTTCCCGGCTGGTCGACGAGCTGCTCGCCGAGAGCGGCGAAGAGGTCCGACTCGGCGCCACCGGCCGGCGGGTCTGTCGCCTGCGCCGCGGGGCCGGTACGTCGCGAGGAAAGGGGCCGGAGCTGCGCTCCGCGGCGACCTATCTGATCACCGGTGGTCTCGGGGGTATGGGCTTGACGGTGGCCCGCTGGATGATCGACGGCGGGGCGCGTCGTCTGGTGTTGGTGGGACGGCGGGATGCCGCCGCCGCGGGAGCCGAAGAGGAGGTGCAGGCGCTGCGCGCTGCCGGCGCTGAGGTCAGCGTCCGGACCCTCGATGTCGCCGATGGTGACGCTGTCGGTGAGCTGGTGGCAGAGCTGGCGGCCGGCGAGGCGCCGCTGCGCGGAGTCATTCACGCCGCCGGCGTGGTCGACGACCGCATCCTGGCCCGCCAAGACTGGCACCACCTGGCTCGGGTCTTTCGGCCGAAGGTGCTCGGGGCCTGGAACCTGCACCGTGCGAGCGCTGAGCTGGAGCTCGATTTCTTCGTGCTGTTCTCGTCCGCGGCGGCGGTGCTCGGGCCGCCGGGACAGGGCAGTCACGCCGCAGCCAATGCCGCCCTCGACGCTCTGGCGCGGCTTCGCCGGCAGGCCGGGCTGCCGGCCTTGACCCTCGGCTGGGGTGCCTGGTCCGAGGTCGGCGGTGCCGCCGGTGGAGATCTCGAGACCCGGCTGGCGGCGCGCGGTATGGCGACCCTGAGCCCTCGCCAGGGGCTCGAGGTGTTGGCCCAGAGCCTCACCCTCGACGCCGCCGAGCTGGTGATTTTGCCGGTGCTCTGGCGGCGCTGGCGGGAGACCTCCAGCCCGCCCCTGCCGCCACGTTTCGACGCCCTCGGCCAAACCCCGAGAGTGCCCTCGACGGGACGCGAAGGTCCTGCGGCTGTGGCGGCGGTCGGCAGTGGAGCCGATGAGAGCGCTCTCAGCCAGCGCCAGCGCCTCCTCGCGCTGCCGGCGGCGCAGCGCCGGCAACGGTTGATCACCTACCTGCGGGGTCAGGCGGCCGGTCTCCTCGGTTTGGACGAGGACGAGCTGGCTGCCGACGACCCTCTGCCGCGACTGGGCTTCGATTCCCTGATGAGCATGGAGCTGCGCAAGCGCCTCGAAGGTGATTTCGAGATCAAGCTACCGATCGTTCACTTCTTCCGCGAGCCGACCGCTGCCGGACTGGCCGAGTCCGCCCTCGAGCGTCTGCCGGAAGTGCCGGAAGGGGCCGATGCGGCAGCCCTGCTGGAGCGCTTGGACGAGCTCAGCGACGACGAGGTGGACGGCCTGTTGGGCAACTTCTCGCCGGAGGCCTCGTCCCATTGA
- a CDS encoding aminotransferase class V-fold PLP-dependent enzyme: MSQDAKRRRLAALLAACGGLQGADPGDALDRQRRLFPALESKAYFNYGGQGPLPQPARDAIVEAFDQLQVEGPFSIESNLWAREVRARARQGLADFLGGRAADYSLTESITTAVNIVLWGLEVAAGDHVVVSDAETPGVLSAVRQWARRRRLEVSVCDLLGRPQGRLEALAAALRPRTRLVIVSHVLWNSGEVQPIAEMAALCRRHGSRPRLLVDGGQSVGQLDLDLAICGADYYAFTAQKWCCGPAGVAALYVAPGAADSLEPTFAGWRGLVPDSDYRLRSDGRRFEVGSSSLPLLAGLAAALTVHGQWGSAAERAAAGRGKAAELARWLTSLAGVELLTPVPETGIVALRCPRPRQVVADLEAQGILVREMASPHCLRVCTHYLTSGRDLERLRVALAEALERLPVEAGEALP, translated from the coding sequence TTGAGCCAGGACGCGAAGCGGCGTCGGTTGGCGGCGCTGCTCGCCGCCTGCGGTGGCTTGCAAGGGGCCGACCCGGGCGATGCCCTGGACCGCCAGCGGCGCCTGTTTCCGGCCCTCGAGTCGAAGGCCTATTTCAACTACGGCGGCCAAGGGCCGCTGCCGCAGCCGGCGCGCGACGCCATTGTCGAGGCCTTCGATCAACTGCAGGTGGAAGGCCCGTTCTCGATCGAATCCAATCTCTGGGCCCGCGAGGTGCGAGCCCGCGCGCGCCAGGGGCTGGCAGACTTCCTCGGCGGCCGGGCTGCCGACTACAGCCTCACCGAGAGCATCACGACGGCCGTCAACATCGTCCTGTGGGGGCTCGAGGTGGCGGCCGGTGATCATGTCGTGGTGTCCGACGCCGAGACTCCGGGAGTGCTCTCGGCGGTTCGCCAGTGGGCCCGACGCCGGCGACTCGAGGTCTCCGTCTGTGACCTCCTCGGAAGGCCTCAGGGGCGCCTGGAAGCGCTGGCGGCGGCGTTGCGTCCCCGCACTCGCCTGGTGATCGTCAGCCATGTGCTCTGGAACAGCGGTGAGGTGCAGCCGATCGCCGAAATGGCGGCCCTCTGCCGGCGTCACGGGAGTCGGCCGCGGCTGCTCGTCGACGGCGGCCAGTCGGTCGGTCAGTTGGATCTCGACCTGGCGATCTGCGGCGCCGATTACTACGCCTTCACGGCCCAAAAGTGGTGCTGCGGTCCAGCCGGTGTGGCGGCCCTCTACGTTGCTCCCGGCGCCGCCGACAGCCTCGAGCCGACCTTTGCCGGCTGGCGCGGATTGGTGCCCGACTCGGACTATCGCCTGCGCTCTGACGGCCGGCGCTTCGAGGTCGGGAGCTCGTCCTTGCCCCTGCTCGCCGGGCTGGCCGCCGCCCTCACCGTGCACGGCCAGTGGGGAAGCGCTGCCGAGCGTGCCGCCGCCGGGCGCGGCAAGGCCGCCGAGCTGGCACGCTGGCTGACCTCGCTGGCCGGGGTCGAGCTGCTGACGCCGGTACCGGAGACGGGCATCGTCGCCTTGCGCTGCCCGCGTCCGCGGCAGGTCGTCGCCGACCTCGAAGCGCAGGGCATCCTGGTGCGCGAAATGGCGTCGCCTCACTGCCTGCGGGTCTGCACCCACTACCTGACCTCGGGACGCGATCTCGAGCGCCTTCGGGTGGCCCTCGCCGAGGCCCTCGAGAGGCTTCCGGTGGAGGCCGGCGAGGCGCTGCCTTGA
- a CDS encoding cytochrome c peroxidase has product MMQPTANTTTQRRAFGRSRRGVVWTVAAVAFLVLAPGGVATVPAETGKTAETASFAALHYEPVPGKVAENRARATRLIAAAAKGGARYIVLPELGIHGRLDDLSGPQVGAEAIPGPTSQHFADLAQEFGVWIALSLAEDGGDRPGHYVTTLLLDPRGDVRHHFRKVMPRIDGSDGELIRGEPRVLLDTVDTGERRIGVAAGDDLLTAIPRLSDRGADTVLVSAAWGVDEPVKWRRQVAMLSERYGVRMVIANRSAAGGDIYSRQGEPVGASRATTGGRMTTAAFAPSSHWRPATQLGLPSVPVPSGRPASPEIAEIGRELFFDKNLSRDGSISCGTCHLPEKAFANGQPSGVGITGQNTARNVPSLLNVAYKGALFWDGFTHSLENQAKYPMSHAMEMDRSQVYHQVLGYVRWEAKYVKAFRAAMGVERIEFEHVETALATYQRTLLSGNSPFDRYYYQGDEQALSVSAQRGLDLFRGKAGCVQCHTMGQDYALFLDNEYHNTGVGYDPKTGEFSDSGVALISHEERTGLFLTPSLRHVAETAPYMHDGSFTSLTEVVEFYNRGGNDNPYQDSRLEPLGLKPQERRDLVAFLKSLTGEPQGQVRRASLSEVRNEESVSEESDPGEKQLFEKGVRE; this is encoded by the coding sequence ATGATGCAGCCAACGGCCAACACCACGACCCAGCGGCGCGCTTTCGGGCGCAGCCGGCGAGGCGTGGTCTGGACTGTGGCCGCGGTCGCCTTCCTGGTGCTGGCTCCCGGCGGCGTGGCGACGGTTCCGGCAGAGACGGGAAAGACGGCCGAGACGGCGTCTTTCGCGGCCCTGCACTACGAGCCGGTTCCCGGCAAAGTCGCCGAGAACCGGGCTCGGGCCACGCGGCTGATCGCTGCGGCGGCCAAGGGTGGGGCGCGCTACATCGTCCTGCCGGAGCTCGGTATCCACGGTCGCCTGGATGATTTGTCCGGCCCTCAGGTGGGGGCGGAGGCGATTCCGGGGCCCACTTCGCAGCACTTCGCCGATCTGGCGCAGGAGTTCGGAGTGTGGATCGCCCTCTCCCTCGCCGAGGACGGCGGTGATCGTCCGGGGCACTACGTGACCACCCTCCTGCTCGACCCGCGCGGCGACGTGCGACATCACTTTCGCAAGGTGATGCCGCGCATCGACGGCAGCGACGGCGAGCTCATTCGGGGGGAGCCGCGAGTGCTTCTCGACACCGTCGATACCGGTGAGCGCCGCATCGGCGTGGCCGCCGGCGACGACCTCTTGACCGCCATTCCGCGTCTCTCCGACCGCGGCGCCGACACCGTGCTGGTGTCCGCCGCCTGGGGAGTCGACGAACCGGTCAAGTGGCGGCGCCAGGTGGCGATGCTGAGCGAGCGCTACGGCGTGCGGATGGTGATTGCCAACCGCAGCGCCGCCGGTGGGGACATCTACTCGCGACAGGGCGAGCCGGTGGGAGCCTCCCGGGCGACGACCGGCGGACGGATGACGACGGCGGCCTTCGCCCCGTCGAGCCATTGGCGCCCGGCGACCCAGTTGGGACTGCCTTCGGTGCCAGTCCCCAGTGGTCGTCCGGCGTCGCCAGAGATTGCCGAGATCGGGCGCGAGCTCTTTTTCGACAAGAATCTGTCGCGCGACGGCAGCATTTCCTGCGGCACCTGTCATCTGCCCGAGAAGGCCTTCGCCAACGGTCAGCCGTCCGGAGTGGGAATCACCGGGCAAAACACCGCTCGCAACGTGCCTTCCCTGCTCAACGTCGCCTACAAGGGCGCGCTGTTCTGGGACGGCTTCACCCACTCCCTCGAGAATCAGGCGAAGTATCCGATGAGCCACGCCATGGAGATGGACCGCTCTCAGGTCTACCACCAGGTGCTCGGCTATGTCCGATGGGAGGCGAAATACGTCAAAGCATTTCGCGCTGCCATGGGGGTGGAGAGGATTGAATTCGAGCATGTCGAAACGGCGCTCGCGACCTATCAGCGTACGCTGCTGTCCGGGAACTCGCCCTTCGACCGCTACTACTACCAAGGGGACGAGCAGGCCTTGAGCGTCAGCGCTCAGCGTGGGCTCGACCTCTTTCGGGGAAAGGCCGGCTGTGTCCAGTGCCACACCATGGGCCAGGACTACGCCCTCTTCCTCGACAACGAGTACCACAACACCGGGGTGGGCTATGACCCGAAGACCGGCGAGTTCTCGGACTCGGGCGTGGCTTTGATTAGCCACGAAGAAAGGACCGGCCTTTTTCTGACGCCCTCGTTGCGCCACGTCGCCGAAACGGCTCCCTACATGCACGACGGCAGCTTCACTTCCCTCACCGAGGTGGTGGAGTTCTACAACCGTGGCGGCAACGACAACCCCTATCAAGATTCTCGCCTCGAACCGCTCGGGCTCAAGCCTCAGGAACGCCGCGATCTGGTGGCATTCCTGAAGTCCCTCACGGGGGAGCCCCAAGGGCAGGTGAGGCGTGCCAGTTTGTCTGAGGTTAGAAATGAAGAATCAGTCTCGGAAGAGTCTGACCCTGGGGAAAAACAGTTGTTTGAGAAAGGAGTAAGGGAATGA
- a CDS encoding HEAT repeat domain-containing protein produces MISPIALRTDEKTQRVFDGASYGDPTTRFSESIHKAAIGLESRTSEQLARDGRELQDPVFREHALFQLMTREGAKAFPVLKEALYEDTDSDLRINTLWTLEWLPSPEASKVALDLCNDADSRVQEWARVFCWEMGWSDQDFRRKREFNHIEGRTFDETIYLHIAANLYIRLGEGHDMWGHMLLSPQMLARVYGQALACPIVESREKEIVISKTLEGLHADGSDHYETFLFRGFTERTTPLSGNFYFETQTDRPFFRSGRANDMSEGMVDRITVPFAREGQWFLNDSIEVRGKKAIEYVRGLFQGWAFVNLERIEEAGGEFLFPGNSVLSTLHHPEVGDITNTFINGRFKGKVVDWNGDGKLDLNYLKSYATAKGEVDSNLDGIADEPGLTTSMNPAV; encoded by the coding sequence ATGATCAGCCCCATCGCTCTGCGCACGGATGAGAAGACGCAAAGAGTGTTCGACGGCGCCTCCTACGGCGATCCGACCACTCGCTTCAGCGAAAGCATCCACAAGGCCGCTATCGGCCTGGAGTCCCGCACCAGCGAGCAGCTCGCCCGCGACGGTCGTGAGCTGCAGGATCCGGTCTTCCGGGAGCACGCCCTCTTCCAGTTGATGACCCGTGAAGGCGCGAAGGCCTTCCCGGTTCTCAAGGAGGCGCTCTACGAGGACACCGATTCGGATCTTCGGATCAACACCCTTTGGACCCTCGAGTGGCTGCCGAGCCCCGAGGCCTCGAAGGTCGCTCTCGACCTTTGCAACGACGCCGACTCGCGGGTTCAGGAGTGGGCGCGGGTGTTCTGCTGGGAGATGGGTTGGAGTGATCAGGACTTCCGTCGCAAGCGGGAGTTCAATCACATCGAGGGTCGTACCTTCGACGAGACCATCTACCTCCACATTGCGGCCAACCTCTACATCCGTCTGGGTGAAGGCCACGACATGTGGGGCCACATGCTCCTGAGCCCGCAGATGTTGGCCCGGGTGTACGGTCAGGCTCTGGCCTGCCCGATCGTCGAGAGCCGCGAGAAGGAGATCGTCATCTCCAAGACCCTCGAGGGACTGCACGCGGACGGAAGCGACCACTACGAGACCTTCCTCTTCCGCGGCTTCACGGAGCGCACCACGCCGCTCTCCGGTAACTTCTACTTCGAGACTCAGACGGATCGTCCGTTCTTCCGTTCGGGTCGCGCCAACGACATGTCCGAGGGCATGGTGGACCGCATCACGGTTCCCTTCGCTCGCGAGGGCCAGTGGTTCCTCAACGACAGCATCGAGGTGCGCGGTAAGAAGGCGATCGAGTACGTTCGCGGCCTGTTCCAGGGCTGGGCGTTCGTCAACCTCGAGCGTATCGAAGAGGCCGGCGGTGAGTTCCTGTTCCCGGGCAACTCGGTGCTTTCGACGCTGCACCACCCGGAGGTCGGTGACATCACGAACACGTTCATCAACGGCCGCTTCAAGGGCAAGGTCGTCGACTGGAACGGTGATGGCAAGCTCGACCTCAACTACCTCAAGTCCTACGCCACGGCGAAGGGCGAGGTCGACTCCAACCTCGACGGCATCGCCGACGAGCCGGGTCTGACCACCAGCATGAACCCGGCCGTTTGA